In Sciurus carolinensis chromosome 13, mSciCar1.2, whole genome shotgun sequence, a genomic segment contains:
- the Ptrhd1 gene encoding putative peptidyl-tRNA hydrolase PTRHD1, whose protein sequence is MHRGAGLAFQVVRKMASSGAEPQILVQYLVLRKDLSQAPFSWPAGALVAQACHAATAALHLHRDHPHTSAYLGDLGRMRKVVLEAPDETTLKELAETLQQKNIDHMLWLEQPENIATCIALRPYPKEEVNQYLKKFRLFK, encoded by the exons ATGCACCGGGGAGCAGGCCTGGCCTTTCAGGTTGTCAGAAAGATGGCGTCTTCTGGGGCGGAGCCGCAGATCCTGGTACAATACTTGGTGTTACGAAAAGATCTATCGCAGGCTCCGTTCTCCTGGCCGGCGGGCGCATTGGTAGCCCAGGCTTGTCATGCAGCCACTGCAGCCTTGCACCTTCACCGCGACCACCCGCACACCTCGGCTTACCTCGGGGACCTGGGGCGCATGCGTAAGGTGGTTCTCGAG GCCCCAGATGAGACTACCCTAAAGGAGCTGGCTGAGACCCTGCAGCAGAAGAACATTGACCACATGCTATGGCTTGAGCAGCCAGAGAATATCGCCACTTGCATCGCACTCCGGCCATACCCTAAAGAAGAAGTGAACCAGTATTTGAAAAAATTCCGATTGTTCAAATGA